In Nonomuraea sp. NBC_00507, the following are encoded in one genomic region:
- a CDS encoding glycoside hydrolase family 13 protein, producing MSQTWWRGAAIYQVYLRSFADGNGDGVGDLAGLRSRLPYLKDLGIDAIWLNPWYPSPMADGGYDVADYRDIEPVFGTLAEAERFIEEAHELDIKVIIDVVPNHSSTQSAYFQEALANPAARDRFWFADEPLNDWQSIFGGSAWTRVPDGQWYLHLFAPEQPDFNWANPDVHREFEDVLRFWFDRGVDGFRIDSAALLFKSDSAYEDLDEVHDVYRRWREVADEYGERVLIGELWLPDQERFARYLHPDELHTAFNFDFLSCPWEAAELRRVIDLTLATHTPIGAPPTWVLSNHDVTRPVTRYGRADTAFAHGGRLHGAPSDLELGYRRARAAALLSMALPGSVYVYQGEELGLPEVEDLPDELRQDPMYTRSGGTNPGRDGCRVPLPWSGEEPPFGFGAGTPWLPQPEGWRKLTAEAQRTDLGSMLNLYRTALRIRRESAGDGTMSWLPMGEQVLAFRRDSDLTCVVNLGPDPVRLPPGQVVLTSRPLEDGALPSDTTVWLTGDDGC from the coding sequence ATGTCGCAAACGTGGTGGCGGGGGGCCGCGATCTACCAGGTCTACCTGCGGAGCTTCGCAGACGGGAACGGAGACGGCGTGGGCGACCTCGCCGGCCTGCGCTCCCGCCTGCCCTACCTGAAGGACCTCGGGATCGATGCGATCTGGCTCAACCCGTGGTATCCGTCGCCGATGGCCGACGGCGGCTACGACGTGGCCGACTACCGGGACATCGAGCCGGTCTTCGGCACGCTGGCCGAGGCCGAGCGATTCATCGAGGAGGCGCACGAGCTCGACATCAAGGTCATCATCGACGTGGTGCCGAATCACAGCTCGACGCAGAGCGCCTATTTCCAAGAGGCGCTGGCGAACCCGGCGGCCAGAGACCGGTTCTGGTTCGCCGACGAGCCGCTGAACGACTGGCAATCGATCTTCGGCGGCTCGGCGTGGACGCGGGTGCCCGACGGGCAGTGGTACCTGCATCTGTTCGCCCCCGAACAGCCGGACTTCAACTGGGCCAACCCGGACGTGCACCGGGAGTTCGAGGACGTGCTGCGGTTCTGGTTCGACCGCGGTGTAGACGGCTTCCGCATCGACTCGGCGGCCCTGCTGTTCAAGTCCGACAGCGCGTACGAAGACCTCGACGAGGTTCACGACGTCTACCGCCGGTGGCGCGAGGTGGCCGACGAGTACGGCGAGCGGGTCCTGATCGGCGAACTCTGGCTCCCCGACCAGGAGCGTTTCGCCCGCTATCTGCATCCCGACGAGCTGCACACGGCGTTCAACTTCGACTTCCTGTCCTGCCCGTGGGAGGCGGCCGAGCTGCGCCGCGTGATCGACCTGACCCTGGCCACCCACACCCCCATCGGCGCCCCGCCGACCTGGGTGTTGTCCAACCACGACGTGACCAGGCCGGTCACCCGCTACGGGCGCGCCGACACCGCGTTCGCCCACGGCGGTCGGCTCCACGGCGCCCCGTCCGATCTGGAGCTGGGCTACCGCCGCGCCCGCGCGGCCGCGTTGTTGTCGATGGCGCTGCCCGGCTCGGTCTACGTCTACCAGGGGGAGGAGCTGGGGCTACCGGAGGTGGAGGACCTTCCGGACGAGCTGCGCCAGGACCCGATGTACACCAGGTCCGGCGGGACCAACCCCGGCCGGGACGGCTGCCGGGTCCCGCTGCCCTGGTCGGGAGAGGAGCCGCCGTTCGGCTTCGGCGCCGGCACGCCCTGGCTCCCGCAACCCGAGGGCTGGCGCAAGCTGACGGCCGAGGCCCAGCGTACGGACCTAGGTTCGATGCTCAACCTGTACCGCACGGCGTTGCGCATCCGCCGGGAGTCGGCAGGGGACGGGACCATGAGCTGGCTCCCGATGGGCGAGCAGGTCCTGGCCTTCCGCCGCGACTCGGACCTGACCTGTGTCGTCAACCTGGGTCCAGACCCGGTTCGCCTGCCGCCGGGCCAGGTCGTCCTGACCAGCCGCCCGCTGGAGGACGGTGCCCTCCCCAGTGACACCACGGTCTGGCTCACCGGCGATGACGGGTGCTAA
- a CDS encoding carbohydrate ABC transporter permease: MIAIDTRVAAGRRRKRAPKPIHVQFRTIVSPHQLNSRWGRRIYWLVLVAVVVLCTLAFVFPLYWMVTGAMKTPEEIAQMPPTLFPEDPAFGNFFEAWELFDIGTLLANTAYYSLGAWLFCMAVDVTAAYALSKLRPMFGNIILGAMLATLMIPPMVILIPLYVTIVDLGLLNNPWGLWFPAAANGFNIFLLKRFFDSIPRELIEAAQIDGAGPLRVLRSVVLPVSRPILGVVSIFTIVTSFKDFVLPLLVMTDSEKMTISVGLSQTAGAVTQNQVMGGLVIASIPMIIVFFVFQRHIMAGLTAGSIKG, encoded by the coding sequence GTGATCGCCATCGATACCCGCGTGGCGGCCGGGCGGCGCCGCAAGAGGGCGCCTAAGCCCATCCACGTCCAGTTCCGCACGATCGTCTCACCGCACCAGCTCAACAGCCGGTGGGGACGGCGGATCTACTGGCTCGTCCTGGTCGCGGTCGTGGTCCTGTGCACCCTGGCCTTCGTCTTCCCGCTCTACTGGATGGTCACCGGCGCCATGAAGACGCCGGAGGAGATCGCCCAGATGCCGCCGACGCTCTTCCCCGAGGATCCGGCGTTCGGCAACTTCTTCGAGGCGTGGGAGCTGTTCGACATCGGCACGCTGCTGGCGAACACCGCCTACTACTCGCTGGGAGCCTGGCTGTTCTGCATGGCGGTGGACGTCACGGCCGCGTACGCGTTGTCGAAGCTGCGGCCCATGTTCGGCAACATCATCCTCGGCGCGATGCTGGCCACGCTGATGATCCCGCCGATGGTGATCCTCATCCCGCTCTATGTGACGATCGTGGACCTGGGATTGCTCAACAATCCGTGGGGGCTGTGGTTCCCCGCGGCGGCCAACGGCTTCAACATCTTCCTGCTCAAGCGCTTCTTCGACTCCATACCGCGGGAATTGATCGAGGCGGCGCAGATCGACGGCGCGGGGCCGCTCAGGGTCCTGCGGTCGGTCGTGCTGCCGGTCTCCAGGCCGATTCTCGGCGTGGTGTCCATCTTCACGATCGTCACCTCGTTCAAGGATTTCGTCCTGCCGCTGCTGGTCATGACCGACAGCGAGAAGATGACGATCAGCGTGGGCCTGTCGCAGACGGCCGGGGCGGTAACCCAGAACCAGGTCATGGGCGGTCTGGTCATCGCCAGTATCCCCATGATCATCGTTTTCTTCGTCTTCCAACGGCACATCATGGCGGGCCTGACCGCCGGAAGCATCAAGGGATGA